In Bacteroidales bacterium, a single genomic region encodes these proteins:
- a CDS encoding TraB/GumN family protein translates to MKVKRMKRSIVGVLTLCILMFNILHTVAQNNSKPNKVCLWELENSQNKVYLLGSLHLLPEDVYPLDERISNSFKASDILVVEADITKNPEEVQKLIAQEAFFKDGNNLKKVLSEEMYSSLSSEFKGLGVDIEKLNNFKPWFVTMNLGALRSSKIDVKPGAGIDVHFLNSANERDMKILELESVALQLELHSSQSINSQIDNLQYLLEESNQNEQYLKMLEAWKIGNENELNNLSRIEMKEAGKKFTGVKEQYEKMFIERDEAMLDKITSYLNDDTGKTYFIIVGIFHLVGEDGLIKMLEAKGYKTKQL, encoded by the coding sequence ATGAAAGTAAAAAGAATGAAAAGATCAATTGTTGGCGTATTAACTCTATGTATATTAATGTTTAATATTCTGCATACAGTTGCACAAAACAATAGCAAACCAAACAAAGTATGTTTATGGGAGCTTGAGAATTCACAAAATAAAGTATATCTGTTAGGTTCGTTGCACTTATTGCCTGAAGATGTTTATCCTTTGGATGAGAGAATAAGTAACTCATTTAAAGCATCTGACATCTTGGTTGTAGAGGCTGACATTACAAAAAATCCGGAAGAAGTACAAAAATTAATTGCCCAAGAAGCATTCTTCAAAGACGGCAACAACCTCAAAAAAGTACTTTCGGAAGAAATGTACTCATCACTTTCATCTGAATTTAAAGGCCTTGGTGTAGATATTGAGAAGTTAAACAACTTTAAACCTTGGTTTGTAACAATGAACTTAGGAGCACTTAGGTCAAGTAAAATTGATGTAAAACCGGGAGCAGGTATTGATGTTCATTTTCTGAATTCAGCAAATGAAAGAGATATGAAAATACTTGAATTAGAATCTGTTGCATTACAATTGGAGTTGCATTCATCTCAATCTATAAATAGTCAAATAGATAATTTGCAATATCTGCTTGAAGAAAGTAATCAAAACGAGCAATATCTAAAAATGCTGGAGGCGTGGAAAATAGGTAATGAAAATGAGCTTAACAATTTATCAAGGATAGAAATGAAAGAAGCAGGAAAAAAGTTTACAGGTGTGAAAGAACAATATGAAAAAATGTTTATAGAAAGAGATGAGGCTATGCTGGATAAGATAACATCATATTTGAATGATGATACCGGAAAAACATATTTCATTATTGTAGGGATTTTTCATTTAGTGGGTGAAGACGGGCTTATTAAAATGTTAGAAGCAAAAGGATATAAAACGAAACAACTGTAA
- a CDS encoding sigma-70 family RNA polymerase sigma factor produces the protein MEKKSQIQEFTELIEQNQGIIFKVSGMYCDDETCRKDLFQDILLQIWKSYPTYTGQSKFSSWMYRVALNTAISQFRKEKKNGKDVIREIPVNISENDSYKEKEERAEILHRAISKLSKAEKSIIILYMDDYPYEEISEIIGISISNVGVKINRIKKKLQVILKELGYGL, from the coding sequence TTGGAAAAAAAATCTCAAATACAAGAATTTACTGAGTTGATTGAGCAAAATCAAGGTATTATCTTTAAGGTATCAGGTATGTATTGTGATGATGAAACCTGTAGAAAAGATTTGTTTCAGGATATTTTATTGCAGATATGGAAATCTTATCCGACTTATACCGGTCAATCAAAATTTTCTTCATGGATGTATCGTGTTGCACTTAATACGGCAATTTCACAATTCAGAAAAGAAAAGAAGAACGGCAAAGATGTAATTCGAGAAATTCCGGTAAACATCTCTGAAAATGATAGTTATAAAGAAAAAGAAGAACGTGCTGAAATTCTTCACAGAGCAATCAGCAAATTAAGCAAAGCAGAAAAATCTATTATAATTCTGTACATGGACGATTATCCTTACGAAGAGATTTCAGAAATTATAGGGATTTCAATTTCAAATGTCGGTGTTAAAATAAATCGTATAAAAAAGAAATTGCAAGTAATTTTAAAAGAATTGGGCTATGGACTTTAA
- a CDS encoding tetratricopeptide repeat protein, producing the protein MNTSILKINIKPLLVFLLINTTVFSANSQNNIDSLKRIVNNADIDLLHSDNKKILNSYDSIIYFYKKTENYDSLIVYENKVAQLYLKQNNLIKYVKIINDVGYYYTLKGEHDKSVKVLLNNLRFAKENNLNNELSEIYMFLGFGYRHFNPEKALEFFNLCLEKETDTLSVYYSSSLNEIGNIYNVLGKYEEALVYYFRSLKIKEEATHGSPSQGIVFSYNDISAVYHNMHNYEKAIFYMKKCIDLAENPTSLTSKYYLCIFYSHIAVLYSVTGQYKKAENYLQKGLVLAKDLNNHYLLEISYTVYYDFYKATDKPIKALENFETAVLYKDSLNRKEVAKTIADLDKKYQTEKKEAEIIILKKVSYIRGLSLAFILVLLIVMVTAAVLIIRKQIKIRRTEKALNEKLKKELEYKKKEVLNFSTYVQQRIAFTTDIITNLKKIKSNTKEVEDEINKVISFISLNYQNEQKMINEVYSQIEDINKVFSYRIKQKHNNLTNEDIRLSSLLILNLTSKEIAEILFISTTSVDMKRYRLRKKLNLKKNDILIDYLSVV; encoded by the coding sequence ATGAATACTTCAATTCTAAAGATAAATATTAAACCTCTGTTGGTTTTTCTTTTAATAAATACAACTGTTTTTTCTGCAAACTCACAGAATAATATTGATAGCTTGAAAAGGATAGTTAATAATGCCGATATAGATTTATTGCATTCCGATAATAAAAAAATATTGAACAGCTATGATTCTATTATTTATTTTTACAAAAAAACAGAAAACTACGATTCATTAATAGTATATGAAAATAAAGTTGCACAATTGTATTTAAAACAAAACAATCTAATTAAATATGTAAAAATAATAAACGATGTAGGATATTACTATACATTGAAAGGGGAACATGACAAATCAGTAAAGGTACTATTAAATAATTTGCGTTTTGCAAAAGAAAATAATCTGAATAATGAACTGAGTGAGATATACATGTTCCTCGGCTTCGGATACAGACATTTTAACCCGGAAAAAGCTTTGGAGTTTTTTAATCTTTGCCTTGAAAAAGAAACAGATACCCTCTCTGTGTATTACAGTTCATCATTAAATGAAATAGGCAACATTTATAATGTGCTCGGTAAATATGAAGAAGCTTTGGTTTATTATTTCCGTTCACTTAAAATAAAGGAAGAAGCAACCCATGGTTCACCGAGTCAGGGGATTGTGTTTTCATATAATGATATTTCAGCAGTTTATCATAATATGCATAATTATGAAAAAGCAATATTTTATATGAAGAAATGCATTGACTTGGCTGAAAACCCTACTAGTTTGACATCAAAATATTACCTCTGTATTTTTTATTCACATATTGCCGTTTTATATTCAGTAACCGGACAATACAAAAAAGCAGAAAATTATTTACAAAAAGGTTTAGTATTGGCAAAAGACCTTAATAATCATTATTTATTGGAAATATCTTATACTGTATATTATGATTTTTATAAAGCAACTGATAAACCGATAAAAGCCCTTGAGAATTTTGAGACAGCTGTTTTGTATAAAGACTCTTTAAACAGGAAAGAAGTAGCAAAAACAATCGCTGATTTGGATAAAAAATATCAAACAGAAAAAAAAGAAGCTGAAATAATTATCCTGAAAAAGGTAAGTTATATAAGAGGCTTGAGTCTTGCATTTATTCTTGTTTTATTAATTGTTATGGTAACAGCTGCAGTATTGATAATCAGGAAGCAAATAAAAATAAGGAGGACAGAAAAAGCACTAAATGAAAAACTTAAAAAAGAGTTGGAATATAAGAAAAAGGAGGTCCTTAACTTTTCTACTTATGTACAACAAAGAATTGCATTTACAACTGATATTATTACGAACCTAAAAAAAATCAAATCCAATACAAAAGAGGTCGAAGATGAGATTAACAAAGTTATTTCATTTATTTCGTTAAACTATCAAAACGAACAAAAGATGATTAATGAAGTGTACTCACAAATAGAAGATATTAATAAAGTGTTTTCATATAGAATTAAACAAAAGCACAATAATCTTACAAATGAAGACATAAGGTTATCATCCTTGTTAATTCTTAATTTAACTTCAAAAGAAATTGCTGAGATTCTTTTTATAAGTACAACAAGTGTTGATATGAAACGATACAGGCTTAGAAAAAAACTGAATCTTAAGAAAAACGACATACTTATTGATTACCTTTCCGTTGTGTAG
- the leuS gene encoding leucine--tRNA ligase, which translates to MEYNFSEIEKKQQKFWQDQNIYKTEVDKSKPKFYVLDMFPYPSGAGLHVGHPLGYIASDIYSRYKRLNGFNVLHPMGFDAFGLPAEQYAVQTGQHPAITTDINIKRYKEQLHKIGFSYDWNREVRTADPDYYKWTQWAFLQMFHHWFNNKTQKAEHIDDLIEEFEKNGNTKIEAACGDTPKFEAAVWNGMEESEKEAILMNYRLAYRSNTKVNWCPALGTVLANDEVKDGVSERGDHPVIQKDMMQWQLRVTAYAKRLLSGLKTIDWSDSLKEMQKNWIGRSEGADVLFQIKDSEERIQVFTTRPDTVYGSTFMVIAPESELVDKVTTIENTEAADKYITRAKIRTERERMADAENITGVFSGSYAINPFTNKEIPIWIADYVLGGYGTGAIMAVPAHDSRDYAFAKHFGIEIIQVVDGGDISETSYDAKKGKLINSGIINGLEVDDAVKKIIKEIEKRNLGTRKINYRLRDAIFSRQRYWGEPFPVYYKDNIAKTLREDELPLTLPEIDDYKPTESGEPPLGRADNWLYKGKHHYELSTMPGFAGSSAYYLRYMDPQNREDLVSKEANEYWQDVDLYIGGTEHAVGHLIYARFWNKLLYDLGYIVKDEPFKKLVNQGMIQGRSNFVYRIKDTNTYVSYNLKKEYDVTEIHVDVNIVSNDILDINEFKSWRPEYENAEFILEDDDKYHCGYAIEKMSKSKYNVVNPDQIIEEYGADTLRLYEMFLGPIEQSKPWDTNGIEGVSRFLNKFWRLFFDKDGNLNISDDEPTKEEQKVIHKLIKKVSEDIERYSFNTSVSAYMVCANDLSKLKCNNREVLESFIIVLSPFAPHIADELWQIIGNKGSVVNANFPEFNKDFLSEDTITYPVAFNGKTRFTVDVPADLSKEKIEELALSDERTISRIKDCKPKKIIVVQGRMINIVL; encoded by the coding sequence ATGGAATATAATTTTTCTGAAATAGAAAAGAAACAACAGAAGTTTTGGCAAGACCAAAATATTTATAAAACCGAAGTTGATAAAAGCAAACCAAAGTTCTATGTTTTAGACATGTTCCCTTATCCTTCAGGTGCGGGACTGCATGTAGGGCATCCTCTCGGATACATTGCTTCTGATATTTACAGCAGATACAAACGCCTGAACGGATTTAATGTTCTTCACCCGATGGGTTTTGATGCCTTCGGACTTCCGGCAGAGCAATATGCAGTACAAACAGGACAACATCCGGCAATAACAACTGATATCAATATTAAAAGATATAAAGAACAATTACATAAAATCGGATTTTCATACGACTGGAACAGAGAAGTAAGAACTGCTGATCCTGACTATTATAAATGGACACAATGGGCATTTCTTCAAATGTTTCATCATTGGTTTAATAATAAAACTCAAAAAGCAGAACATATTGATGATTTGATTGAGGAATTTGAAAAAAACGGGAATACTAAAATTGAGGCAGCTTGCGGTGATACTCCCAAATTTGAGGCAGCAGTTTGGAACGGGATGGAAGAAAGCGAAAAAGAAGCAATATTGATGAATTACAGATTGGCTTATCGTTCAAATACAAAAGTTAATTGGTGCCCTGCACTCGGAACTGTTTTAGCAAACGACGAAGTTAAAGACGGAGTATCAGAAAGAGGCGATCATCCTGTTATTCAAAAAGATATGATGCAATGGCAATTAAGAGTAACGGCATATGCGAAAAGATTGCTGAGCGGTTTGAAAACTATTGATTGGTCTGATTCTTTAAAAGAAATGCAAAAGAATTGGATTGGACGATCTGAAGGTGCAGATGTATTATTCCAAATAAAAGATTCAGAAGAAAGAATACAAGTTTTCACAACTCGTCCGGATACTGTTTACGGATCAACATTTATGGTAATTGCACCCGAAAGCGAATTGGTTGATAAAGTTACAACTATTGAGAACACAGAAGCAGCCGATAAATATATCACAAGAGCAAAAATCAGAACGGAAAGAGAACGCATGGCTGATGCGGAAAATATTACAGGAGTTTTTTCAGGTTCTTATGCTATTAATCCATTCACAAATAAAGAAATTCCGATTTGGATAGCTGATTATGTGTTAGGAGGATACGGAACCGGAGCAATTATGGCGGTACCTGCCCACGACAGCAGAGATTATGCGTTTGCAAAACATTTCGGAATAGAGATTATTCAAGTTGTTGACGGAGGTGATATTTCTGAAACATCGTATGATGCAAAAAAAGGAAAACTGATCAATTCAGGGATAATCAACGGTTTGGAAGTTGATGATGCCGTAAAAAAAATTATTAAAGAAATTGAGAAAAGAAATCTCGGCACAAGGAAAATTAATTATCGTTTAAGAGATGCTATCTTCAGTCGTCAAAGATATTGGGGAGAACCTTTCCCTGTTTATTATAAAGATAATATTGCAAAAACCTTGAGAGAAGATGAGCTTCCTTTGACTTTACCTGAAATTGATGATTACAAACCGACTGAATCAGGAGAGCCTCCTCTGGGTAGAGCTGATAATTGGTTGTATAAGGGAAAACATCATTACGAATTAAGCACAATGCCGGGATTTGCAGGATCATCCGCTTATTATTTAAGATACATGGATCCTCAAAACAGAGAAGATCTGGTATCAAAAGAAGCAAATGAATATTGGCAAGATGTTGACCTTTATATCGGAGGTACAGAACATGCTGTGGGACATTTAATATATGCACGTTTCTGGAACAAACTCTTATACGATCTTGGCTATATAGTTAAAGATGAACCTTTTAAAAAGCTGGTTAATCAAGGAATGATACAAGGACGATCAAACTTTGTTTATAGAATTAAAGATACTAATACATATGTATCATACAATTTGAAAAAAGAATATGATGTAACTGAAATTCATGTTGATGTCAATATTGTCAGTAATGATATTTTGGATATTAATGAATTTAAATCTTGGCGGCCTGAATATGAAAATGCCGAATTTATTTTAGAAGATGACGACAAATATCATTGCGGATATGCGATTGAAAAAATGTCAAAATCGAAATACAATGTTGTTAATCCGGATCAAATTATTGAAGAATACGGAGCAGATACATTAAGGTTATATGAAATGTTTCTCGGACCTATTGAACAATCTAAACCATGGGATACAAACGGCATTGAAGGTGTTTCCAGATTCTTAAATAAGTTTTGGAGATTATTTTTTGACAAAGACGGCAACTTAAATATTTCTGATGATGAACCGACAAAAGAAGAACAAAAAGTTATTCATAAATTAATAAAGAAAGTCAGTGAAGATATTGAACGATACTCTTTTAATACTTCTGTGAGTGCTTATATGGTATGTGCTAATGATTTATCAAAATTAAAATGTAACAACAGAGAAGTACTTGAAAGTTTCATTATCGTATTATCTCCGTTTGCACCGCATATTGCTGATGAATTATGGCAGATAATCGGCAATAAAGGAAGTGTGGTTAATGCAAATTTTCCTGAATTTAATAAAGACTTTCTGTCTGAAGATACAATTACATATCCGGTTGCATTTAACGGAAAAACCAGATTTACTGTTGATGTTCCGGCGGACCTTTCAAAAGAGAAAATTGAGGAACTTGCCTTATCTGATGAGAGAACAATAAGTCGTATAAAAGACTGTAAACCAAAGAAAATAATTGTAGTTCAAGGAAGAATGATAAATATTGTGCTGTAA